Genomic segment of Ferviditalea candida:
TCCGGCGATCCCGTCTGTTGAACGCACCCCGCCCCTATCAGCATCATCAAGACAAGGGGGAGCACAAATTTCCTCATCAGAGGCACCTTCATCAACTCCTATAAATTTTTTAGACCATTTTCATTAGAGTTGACGTTTTTGCTTAACTATATGTTGCAGGCGAATGCGCCATTTCTCATTCTCGAGGCCTAACGTGCCTGCTGCTGTTCAACGGACCGGCTCGCGTTCAGGTTTGGCGACGGGCCTTTTCTCATCAGGATAAAAAACAGATAGTTCAATAATGCGCCGGTCGTACTTATCGCGATGATCATGCCCATGGGAACGGCCGTATGACTGCCGGAAATGCCCACTAACGGAGCAACAACCGCACCCGTACTAAATTGGATTAATCCCAGCAGAGCCGAGGCGCTGCCTGCGGATTTTTTTTGATCCTGCATAGCAAGTGAAGTGCATGTCACAGAAATGACACCGAAACTGGCAACGACCACGAATAATGCGGCCAAAACTCCAATCAATCCGATTCCCGCCAGAATGACCGACAATAACGCCACCCCGCCGATCACCGCCAAAACAAGTCCAACTGTCAGCAAGCCTCTTTCCGGTATTTTCCGGACAAGCCGCCCCGTAATTTGACTAAATAAGATTAAGCCCAACCCGTTCATCGCGAAAAACATGCTAAATAACTGCGGGGAAGCGCCATAAATTTCTTGAAGGATGAACGGCGATCCCGAAATATACGCAAACAATGCGGAATAAGCGATAGCTTGCGTCAAAATAAAGCCCATAAAATTCCGATTGACGAGCAATTCTTTATACGTGTTCAACACTGCCTTGGCCCCGCCCGCCAAACGGTCCTTGGCCGCCAAAGTTTCCGACACTCTGAACCAAACGCCCGCAAACATGAGCAGGCCAAGCATACTTAAAACCATAAAAACTCCCCGCCACGAGGTAAGCTTCAGAATGAACCCTCCGGCTACCGGGGCCAAAATAGGGGCGGCTCCGGTTACCAGCATCAGCGTTGCATACATTCGGGTTAATTCTGTACCGGAATACAGATCGCGCACGATTGCACGCGAGATTACAATTCCCGCCGCTCCCGAAATCCCTTGGATAAACCGAAAAATAATGAACATCCAGATCGATGTCGATTCCGCGCAAAGAATTGTCGCCAAAACATAAATGATCAATGAGCTCAGCAGCGGTTGTCGGCGCCCCATACGATCGCTTAAAGAACCGGCAAGCAGTTGTCCGATTGCGATACCCAGCAAGCATGCCGTCAAGCTCAACTGGGCCAACGATGTGCCAGCGCCCAAATCCTTTGCGAGAATCGGCAACGACGGCAAATACATATCCACTGAAAGCGGACCGATCGCGACCAAAGAACCGAGAATCGCGGCAAGCCCCAACCGGCCTTTCACATTCCCCATCCCATTCGTCGACTCATTCGAAGTTTGAACTGTTGGCATCCCCTTCCGACTCTCCTTTAACGGCTCAATCTCGCTCTTTACTTGAACCTCTTCTCATTTTCAAATTTAACCTTACTATTTCTTTATCGTCATGTCTAGCCGCGGCCAAGCAAATGGAAACAGCCTTGATCCGGTCGATTGCTCGAATCAAGGCTGCACGGTCTGCAACAATATGAAGCTGAGAGCGCGGTTCAACTTGCTTTC
This window contains:
- a CDS encoding multidrug effflux MFS transporter, whose amino-acid sequence is MPTVQTSNESTNGMGNVKGRLGLAAILGSLVAIGPLSVDMYLPSLPILAKDLGAGTSLAQLSLTACLLGIAIGQLLAGSLSDRMGRRQPLLSSLIIYVLATILCAESTSIWMFIIFRFIQGISGAAGIVISRAIVRDLYSGTELTRMYATLMLVTGAAPILAPVAGGFILKLTSWRGVFMVLSMLGLLMFAGVWFRVSETLAAKDRLAGGAKAVLNTYKELLVNRNFMGFILTQAIAYSALFAYISGSPFILQEIYGASPQLFSMFFAMNGLGLILFSQITGRLVRKIPERGLLTVGLVLAVIGGVALLSVILAGIGLIGVLAALFVVVASFGVISVTCTSLAMQDQKKSAGSASALLGLIQFSTGAVVAPLVGISGSHTAVPMGMIIAISTTGALLNYLFFILMRKGPSPNLNASRSVEQQQAR